The sequence CTCGCGTCAGCAACGCACCGGCAGCTGGCAAGACCCGGTCAACGACGATTACGCCACCGCCATGGCGCTGATTATCCTGCAGATGCCCAACCGCTATTTACCCGTCTACAGCGGCAAGGGACCGGGCGGGTGATTTGAAGTGGAAGTGCGAAGGTGGAAGGCGGAAGGGAACCGATGCGGAAGTCTGTTCAAGCGGCTGGCAAATCAAGCACCCGTCATCCTGAGGTACTCCGAAGGATCTCTCCCCGTATCACATCACGAAGAGATCCTTCGGAGTACCTCAGGATGACGAGACTCTCAATCTTGAAAGCTTGGTGCTTTGGCGCGACGCTCGTAACGCTCACGGCAACGGCATCGGTCGCCCTGGCCGATGGGCCGTGGACGATGACCGATGCCGACTTGCAGCGGGTGTCGATCCTGTCGGACATGGACATCAAGGACGGCAACGTCATGGGGCAAACCGCCAGTGGTGTGGCGACCGTGCCGCTGGCGCGAGTGGTGTCGCTTTCGAGCGGGAAGACAGCCGCTGTGCCCCAGGGACTGTTCGTCCTGCACATGGCCGACGGCCAGCAGATCGTCGGCAGCCCCGCGGGCAGCACGGCGGAATCGGTGATCTGGACGAACGAAAAGCTCGGTGATCGAACGGTGCCGCTGTCGTCGGTCGTGCAGGTCAGCCGATCGCTGACGCCACCGGCTCCCGCCGAGCTGTTGGAAGACGCCGCCAAGCTGGCCAACGGCGACACGGTGCGCGGCGTCGTCTCCACTTTAGACAACGAGAACGTCACCTTCACCGTCGGCGATGCCGAGGTACCCGTCGCGCTGGCGAACCTCACGTCGATCCGCTTCGCATCGACCGGTGAACCCGCGCCGGCCACCGCTGCTGCGTTTGCGGTTACGCTGGCCGATGGGTCGACCGTGTTCGCCGATGCCGTGACGAAGGATGGCGACGACTGGACGGTTCGGCTGGACGGCGGCGAGGTCGCGGTGCCCGCCGATGGCATCGTACGGGTCGATCACCTGAACGGGCCGGCGCGGTGGTTGTCGTCGCTTCCGGCGCAGGTGCAGTACACGCCGTACCTCGGCGAGTCGTTCCCACCCAAGGTCGACCGTTCGGCTGACGGCGGCGCGATTCGCGCGGAGGGGCGCACGTACGACCGCGGCATCGGCATGCACGCCCGCACGCGAATGACGTTCGCATTGGACGGGACTTTCCCCACCTTCCGCACACGCTACGCCGCAGAGCCGGGGCTGGCACTGACGGACGCCGTCGTCCGCGTGTTGGTCGACGACAAGGTCGCCCACGAATCTCGCGTGCGCGGCGGACAGGTTTCGCAACCGGTCGAACTGGACGTGAGCGCCGCAAAGACGCTCACGCTGGAGGTCGACTTCGGCGCCGGCCTGCACACGCAGGACCGCGTCAACTGGATCGAACCCGCGCTGTTGAAGTCGCGCCCTGAGCCTGCGACGACGCAACCTTAGTAGATCGTCATGACGCACCGGCGATCTCGTCTTCTGTAGGACAGGCATTCCTGCCTGTCTCTCCCCCCGTCTTCCTCTCCCCCCGTATTTGGTCTTCTGTGGCACAGGCATTCTTGCCCGTGTCTCTTCGACTGCGCTTGAACCTGCCGCTAAAGCGCCAAGTCCGGTGGTGGTGGGGGAGCGCTGCGCCGCTCGGAGGGCGCATAAGAAGACCCGCGTTCGCCGGAACACGGGTCTTCTTGGGTGGCTGAGCGTCGATCAATCCGATCGGCCCAGCCAGTCATCTTATCGGCACTAGGACTGCAAACCGTTGAATCTGAAGTTGCGGTTGCTCAGGGGTGGCAGGGTTCATACACTTAACGACAGTTCGCTAGGGGTGCCCCGACCCAGAACGTGGGGCTGAGAAATACCCTCGGAACCTGATCCGGCTGAAGACCGGCGTAGGGAACGCGAACGGCCCGCCCGCCCGTCACTGCGCGCGTTCCGTTGCGGCAGTCCCCATCCGCCACCCGTCAGCCCCTGCATACGGAGCGTTTCATCATGATGTTCAAGGCCGACCACGACGCCGTTTCCGATTCGAAGACTCACGCAGCGCCAATGCCGCCGCTCGGCGACAATCCCTCGTCCACCGCCGCCGGCACCACGCCGGGGTCGTTCGCGAGCAAGGGACGCGTGGGCACGCCTTGGACGTTCAGCAGCCCGGATACGCCCGGCATGCCGCAGCCATCCGAGAAGACGGCGTGGGACTTTCTGCCCAACGATTGGCGCGCGCGCAAGATGCCGGCCGACACGAAGCTGGATACCTACACGCCCGGCGCTTGTTTCGTCGGCGACCATCCGTCGGTCACCTTCCGCTGTGCCGATGGCACGATTCTCGAGGTCCGCTACCCGCGCAACTTTGAGCCGATCACGCAGCTGGAGAGCGCGCGCCTCGGCATCATCACCAGTCAGATGGAACGCGTCGCCCAGCGCGAGCCGCATTTGTCAGCAGCGCAGGTGCGCGACGAGGTGTCGGCCGGTCGCATGGTTATCCCCGCCAACATCAACCACCTCAAGGGCAAGCTCGACCCAATGTGCATCGGCCGGGCCAGCAAGACCAAGGTAAATGCGAACCTCGGCGCGTCGCCCGTGTCGTCGGACATCAGCGAGGAACTGGAAAAGGTCGACTGGGCGATCAAGTGGGGCGGCGACACGCTGATGGACCTCTCCACCGGCGGCGACCTGAACGCGACGCGCAGCGCGTTCTGTCAGCACTCGTCGGTGCCGGTCGGCACGGTGCCGATCTACAGCATGATCATCGGGCGGAAGATCGAAGAGCTGGATTGGCCGATGATCGAGGCGGAGCTGATCAACCAGGCCGAGCAGGGCGTCGATTACTTCACGATTCACGCCGGCGTGTTGCGCGAACATCTGCCGATGGTGCGCAAGCGCCTGATCGGCATCGTCAGCCGTGGCGGCAGCCTGCTGGCCAAGTGGATGATCCACCACGGCAAGCAGAACCCCATGTACACTTACTGGGAAGACATCTGCGACATCCTGCGCAAGTACGACGTCACCTTCAGCATCGGTGATGGCCTGCGCCCCGGTGGCCTCGCCGACGCCACCGACGCCGCCCAGCTGGCCGAGTTGCATACGCTCGGCGAGCTCACCGAGCGCGCCTGGCGCCGCGGCGTGCAGGTGATGGTCGAGGGGCCCGGCCACGTGCCGTTCGACCAGATCGAGTACAACATGAAGCTGCAGCGGACGCTCTGCCACGGCGCGCCGTTCTACGTCCTCGGGCCGCTCGTGACCGACATTTTTCCGGGTTACGACCACATCACCAGCTGCATCGGCGCCACGGCGGCCGGTTATCACGGGGCGGCGATGTTGTGCTACGTCACGCCGAAAGAGCACTTGGGCCTGCCGAAGAAGGACGACGTAAAGCAGGGCTGCATCGCCTATAAAATCGCCGCCCACGCTGCCGATGTCGCCTTGGGCATTCCCGCCAGCCGCGACCGCGATGACGAGCTGACCAAGGCCCGGGCGGCGCTCAACTGGGAAAAGCACTTCGAGCTCTCGTTCGACCCCGATACCGCCCGCGCCTATCACGACGAAGATCTGGACGTCGACACCGACTTCTGCGCCATGTGCGGCCACGACTGGTGCAGCGTACGCATCAGCAAGGAGATCAACGAGTTCTTCAGCGGCAAGGACGAGTCGATGCAGTGGGACAAGCCCAAGAAAACCGCTGCCCTCACGCCCGAACAGCAGGAGATCCTCGCCAAGCGCGGCGTGCTGTCGCCCGACGAGATCCACAAGCTCGCCAGCAAGACCAAGAAGGCCGTCGGCGCCGACAAGGACAAGGCCACCTGCCACAGCGACTACGTCGACCCCGACACGGCCAAGCAGAAGCAGGCCGAGAAACTGATCCCGCTCGGCGTCGGCATCAAGACGAGCGACAGCGTGATCTGAGGCGCATTTTCTGCAGCCGACGTTGCGCAAGATCCGATCTGAACTACTGGCCTGGCCGCTTAAGCGGCCAGGCCGGTTTTACAGAGGGAACGCAACATGAAGCTCGAACGCGCGTCGACCGCAGGCTCAAAAGTGCTGCTGATTCTCGGCTGGGTGATGACGGCCATCCCGATCCTGATGATGGGCGTCGGTGGCGTCTACACGTTATACGACTCGGCCGCGATGGATGAGGGGCTGCGCAAGCAGGGTTACGCGGCCCACCTGGGGCGGGTCATCCTCTACCTCGAGATCGCCTGCGTGATCGTCTACGCCTTCCCGCGTACAGCCATTCTGGGCGCGATCCTGCTTACCGGTTACCTCGGTGGGGCCGTGGCGACCCACGTACGCGCGGAGGATGGCATGTGGCCGGCACCGGTCGTCTTCGGCGTGATCGTCTGGCTTGGCGTGTTCTTACGCGATGCACGCCTGCGGGCGCTCATTCCCTGGCGGCGGTAGCTCAGCCGGACGGATGACGAATCAATCATGCGAATCCGATGATCGCACAGGTTTTGCTGATCGTCGTACAATGCGACGTCGAACTGCCAAACTCATCGTGCTCGCGCTGCTCCTATCACTGATGACGCCGTTGGGCAGCACGCGCGCTCAAGACGCGCCGGAGGGCGAAAAGGCGAACTTGGCGGTCGCGGTGACGGACCTGAAGAACACGCGCGGCATGCTGCGCTTGGGCGTGTTCGACCAAGCCAATGGCTTCCCCCGCGATCGCGGCGCGGCGTTGCTTTGGCAGAGCTTGCCTGCGGATGCGGAAAACCCAACGTTCCACATCGACCTGCCGCCCGGGCGCTACGCAGCGGTCGTGCTGCACGACGAGAACAGTAACGAGAAGCTCGACACGAACTTCATCGGCATCCCGACCGAGGGCCACGGCGTCACGAACAACCCCAAACCCCGCCGACGGCCGCCGCGCTATGACGAGGCCGTGTTCGAACTGAAGTCCGATGGCGCCACCATGTCGATCAGCGTTCAGTACAAATACCTGTGATCGGTGCGACGTCGGCGACGCCTATCATCCGGCCATGGCTTGGCCACTTCTGATCTGGAACGTGCATCTGGCCGCAACGTGGTTCATGGTGGGGCTGATCTGGTTCGTGCAGATCGTGCATTACCCGCAGTTCGATGGTGTGGGGCCAACGGAATGGTCGGCGTACCATCGCCGTCACCTGCGGGGCACGACGTTCGTTGTCCTTCCGGCGATGCTGATCGAGTTGGGGACTGCCATCGCGCTGCTCGTCATTCGGCCGAAATTCGTTCCCGTTGAAGTGGCTTGGATCGGTTTCGCCCTGCTGGGGGTCGTGTGGGTGTCGACGTTCCTGTTCCAGGTGCCGTGTCACGATAGGCTTGCCAAGGCGTACGACTCGACCTGCATTCAGCGGCTGAGCCGTGGCAACTGGGTGCGCACCAGCGGTTGGACCGTACGCGGCCTGCTCCTGATCGTAATTTCACTCTTCGCGGTCGCAGCACCGAGTTGATAAGTCGGTAATCCACATCAGGTCGTTACAGGTTATCTATTTTCACAAAGTGCTTTGTGACACGATGTGCAATTTTGTCGTACGCGCGTTTTTGTGGTGAAAACGCCATTGGGGGTGCGAAGTTCCTGATTGTCGGGTTGTTCGGTGGTTCTAAAATGAAACAAGTTAGGGTGGTTTAGGTAAGCGGGCGACGATGGCGTCGTCTTAACAGAAGAACTAATCGACCGATCGTGATTTCACGGTTTGTCGTGCATGGGTCCTGATCTTTGGGTGAGATCAGGACCTTTTTCTTTTTGAGCAGTAGCGATGTTTCCACCCGCATAGCCGCGGGCTTGCCCGCGCGTGTCCTAACACGGAACCCCGGGCAAGCCCGGGGCTATATTAGCGTAAGTGGGTTTGTGCGATCCCGGGTCCCCAAACATGCGACCGAATTCTTTTGTTGAT is a genomic window of Tepidisphaeraceae bacterium containing:
- a CDS encoding NPCBM/NEW2 domain-containing protein, producing the protein MTRLSILKAWCFGATLVTLTATASVALADGPWTMTDADLQRVSILSDMDIKDGNVMGQTASGVATVPLARVVSLSSGKTAAVPQGLFVLHMADGQQIVGSPAGSTAESVIWTNEKLGDRTVPLSSVVQVSRSLTPPAPAELLEDAAKLANGDTVRGVVSTLDNENVTFTVGDAEVPVALANLTSIRFASTGEPAPATAAAFAVTLADGSTVFADAVTKDGDDWTVRLDGGEVAVPADGIVRVDHLNGPARWLSSLPAQVQYTPYLGESFPPKVDRSADGGAIRAEGRTYDRGIGMHARTRMTFALDGTFPTFRTRYAAEPGLALTDAVVRVLVDDKVAHESRVRGGQVSQPVELDVSAAKTLTLEVDFGAGLHTQDRVNWIEPALLKSRPEPATTQP
- a CDS encoding DUF2141 domain-containing protein, with the translated sequence MRRRTAKLIVLALLLSLMTPLGSTRAQDAPEGEKANLAVAVTDLKNTRGMLRLGVFDQANGFPRDRGAALLWQSLPADAENPTFHIDLPPGRYAAVVLHDENSNEKLDTNFIGIPTEGHGVTNNPKPRRRPPRYDEAVFELKSDGATMSISVQYKYL
- the thiC gene encoding phosphomethylpyrimidine synthase translates to MMFKADHDAVSDSKTHAAPMPPLGDNPSSTAAGTTPGSFASKGRVGTPWTFSSPDTPGMPQPSEKTAWDFLPNDWRARKMPADTKLDTYTPGACFVGDHPSVTFRCADGTILEVRYPRNFEPITQLESARLGIITSQMERVAQREPHLSAAQVRDEVSAGRMVIPANINHLKGKLDPMCIGRASKTKVNANLGASPVSSDISEELEKVDWAIKWGGDTLMDLSTGGDLNATRSAFCQHSSVPVGTVPIYSMIIGRKIEELDWPMIEAELINQAEQGVDYFTIHAGVLREHLPMVRKRLIGIVSRGGSLLAKWMIHHGKQNPMYTYWEDICDILRKYDVTFSIGDGLRPGGLADATDAAQLAELHTLGELTERAWRRGVQVMVEGPGHVPFDQIEYNMKLQRTLCHGAPFYVLGPLVTDIFPGYDHITSCIGATAAGYHGAAMLCYVTPKEHLGLPKKDDVKQGCIAYKIAAHAADVALGIPASRDRDDELTKARAALNWEKHFELSFDPDTARAYHDEDLDVDTDFCAMCGHDWCSVRISKEINEFFSGKDESMQWDKPKKTAALTPEQQEILAKRGVLSPDEIHKLASKTKKAVGADKDKATCHSDYVDPDTAKQKQAEKLIPLGVGIKTSDSVI
- a CDS encoding DoxX family protein; translated protein: MKLERASTAGSKVLLILGWVMTAIPILMMGVGGVYTLYDSAAMDEGLRKQGYAAHLGRVILYLEIACVIVYAFPRTAILGAILLTGYLGGAVATHVRAEDGMWPAPVVFGVIVWLGVFLRDARLRALIPWRR